From one Henningerozyma blattae CBS 6284 chromosome 1, complete genome genomic stretch:
- the TBLA0A04540 gene encoding uncharacterized protein (similar to Saccharomyces cerevisiae YAL037W and YOR342C; ancestral locus Anc_7.48), translating to MSFIEDYYRAQTKIPQRLNHNVLFGSVDLLTQPEFLVENNIRYFIGENIPTQELATIANGPNSPFNTVPDALMLNFDKDFNPRNHDQIDQTTSLFVQHNTSSLQNIISSVVEGNTRISQNGPMTPNPDRVKISDLLYGDISHYYPSSTFNDMYKDKFITFNDLLTIIKQFDYNGNVLIFGRSNTDEHLYALLVSSVLKSNPQYKAYDALQFVKSLRNTDEVMHDERIYWYSGLVDYYKIVRSREINWGLNFAMNKQAYNATPSSMKKRSGLPSPTTSFASITHVSDNSEIRSKRSRG from the coding sequence ATGTCATTTATTGAAGATTATTACCGAGCTCAGACGAAAATACCGCAACGTTTAAACCATAATGTATTATTTGGCTCTGTAGATTTATTGACACAACCTGAATTTCTtgtagaaaataatattcgtTATTTTATTGGTGAAAATATCCCCACCCAAGAATTAGCTACTATTGCTAATGGTCCTAATAGTCCTTTCAATACAGTGCCAGATGCCTTGATGCTAAATTTTGATAAGGATTTTAATCCTAGAAATCATGATCAAATTGACCAAACTACTTCTTTATTTGTTCAACATAATACATCATCActtcaaaatatcatttcATCAGTGGTAGAGGGCAATACCAGAATATCGCAAAATGGTCCAATGACACCAAATCCGGATAGAGTTAAAATTTCTGATTTATTATATGGTGATATATCACATTATTATCCATCATCTACGTTCAATGATATGTATAAAGACAAATTCATAACTTTTAATGATCTATTAACCATCATAAAACAATTCGATTACAATGGTAATGTTCTTATTTTCGGTAGAAGTAATACAGATGAACATCTATATGCTTTATTAGTCTCTAGTGTATTAAAAAGTAATCCACAATATAAAGCTTATGATGCTTTACAATTCGTTAAATCTTTACGAAATACTGATGAAGTAATGCATGACGAACGTATATATTGGTATAGCGGTCTTGTCGACTATTATAAAATAGTTCGTTCAAGAGAGATTAATTGGGGGTTGAATTTTGCAATGAATAAACAAGCATATAATGCAACTCCTTCCTCTATGAAGAAAAGGTCAGGCCTACCATCACCAACTACTTCCTTTGCATCAATTACACACGTATCAGACAATTCCGAAATCAGATCAAAAAGATCCAGGGgttaa
- the FRS2 gene encoding phenylalanine--tRNA ligase subunit alpha (similar to Saccharomyces cerevisiae FRS2 (YFL022C); ancestral locus Anc_8.52), translating into MSDFQLTILNKLGQLGEIKSTLEVFPSVESQDVLSALNSLKAHGKLEYTKHDIMHYDLSKEGQEVVDNGSHEIVLYNLINDLGKLQIKDVMSKMGANGKVGQARAFKNGWIVKNKENELELSEKVKSSTPVDETKILLQQIAKNEHSDIDAKVIADLKKRKLITPRKQTDYSVTKGVDFSLELTKLETDITSDMVVSGSYKDAKFKPYNFNSQGLPAASGALHPLNKVREEFRQIFFSMGFTEMPSNQYVETGFWNFDALYVPQQHPARDLQDTFYIKDPLTSDLPDDKVYLENIKAVHENGKFDSIGYRYNWKEVECQKLVLRTHTTAISANMLHKLAKNPKPARLFSIDRVFRNEAVDATHLAEFHQVEGVIADYNITLGDLIKFMEDFFAKMGVTGLRFKPTYNPYTEPSMEIFSYHEGLAKWVEIGNSGMFRPEMLESMGLPKDLRVLGWGLSLERPTMIKYKVQNIRELLGHKVSLDFIETNPAARLDEDLYD; encoded by the coding sequence ATGTCTGATTTCCAATTAACTATCCTAAACAAATTAGGACAATTAGGTGAAATTAAATCTACTTTAGAAGTGTTCCCAAGCGTCGAATCTCAAGATGTTTTGTCAGCTTTAAACTCTTTGAAAGCCCATGGTAAATTAGAATATACTAAGCATGATATTATGCATTATGATTTAAGTAAAGAAGGTCAAGAAGTCGTCGATAATGGATCTCATGAAATCGTCTTAtacaatttaataaatgatttgggtaaattacaaattaaaGATGTTATGTCAAAAATGGGTGCTAACGGTAAAGTTGGTCAAGCTCGTGCTTTCAAAAACGGTTGGATTGTTaagaataaagaaaatgaattagaattgagTGAAAAAGTGAAGAGTTCTACTCCAGTAGATGAAACTAAAATTTTGCTTCAACAAATTGCTAAAAATGAACACTCTGATATTGACGCTAAAGTAATTGCtgatttaaagaaaagaaaattgatTACTCCAAGAAAACAAACTGATTATTCTGTTACTAAAGGTGTTGATTTCTCTTTAGAATTGACTAAATTAGAAACAGATATTACTTCTGATATGGTTGTTTCTGGTTCTTATAAAGATGCTAAGTTCAAACcttataatttcaattctcAAGGTTTACCTGCTGCTTCTGGTGCATTACATCCATTAAATAAGGTTAGAGAAGAATTTAGACAAATTTTCTTCTCTATGGGATTCACAGAAATGCCTTCAAACCAATACGTTGAAACTGGTTTCTGGAATTTTGATGCTCTGTATGTTCCACAACAGCATCCTGCTCGTGATTTACAAGATACTTTCTATATTAAGGATCCTTTAACCTCTGACTTACCAGATGATAAAGtttatttggaaaatattaaagctGTTCATGAAAATGGTAAATTTGATTCTATTGGTTACCGTTATAACTGGAAAGAAGTGGAATGTCAAAAATTAGTTCTAAGAACTCATACTACTGCTATTTCTGCCAATATGTTACATAAATTAGCTAAAAATCCAAAACCAGCTAGATTGTTCTCTATCGATCGTGTTTTCCGTAATGAAGCCGTTGATGCTACCCATTTAGCTGAATTTCACCAAGTAGAAGGTGTTATTGCTGATTATAATATCACTTTGGgtgatttaattaaattcatGGAAGATTTCTTCGCAAAGATGGGTGTTACCGGTCTACGTTTCAAACCAACTTATAACCCATACACTGAACCATCTATGGAAATTTTCTCATACCATGAAGGTTTAGCTAAATGGGTTGAAATTGGTAACTCAGGTATGTTCAGACCTGAAATGTTGGAATCCATGGGTTTACCAAAGGATTTGAGGGTCTTAGGTTGGGGTTTATCCTTAGAAAGACCAACTATGATTAAATATAAGGTGCAAAATATCAGAGAATTATTAGGTCATAAAGTTTCTTTGGACTTCATTGAAACAAACCCAGCTGCTAGATTGGATGAAGATTTATACGATTGA
- the TBLA0A04510 gene encoding pyruvate kinase (similar to Saccharomyces cerevisiae CDC19 (YAL038W) and PYK2 (YOR347C); ancestral locus Anc_7.45) — MSRLQRLTTLSVDTGSNIRRSSIIGTIGPKTNSPEAMVALRKAGLNIVRMNFSHGSYEYHQSVIDNARKSEELYPGRPLAIALDTKGPEIRTGTTTNDVDYPIPPNHEMVFTTDDKYAKACDDKVMYLDYKNITKVISKGKVIYVDDGVLSFEVLEVVDAQNLKVKSLNAGKICSHKGVNLPGTDVDLPALSEKDKADLRFGVKNGVHMVFASFIRTAQDVLTIREVLGEDGKDIKIVVKIENQQGVNNFDEILKVTDAVMVARGDLGIEIPAPEVLAVQKRLIAKSNVAGKPVVCATQMLESMTYNPRPTRAEVSDVGNAILDGADCVMLSGETAKGNYPVNAVTTMAQTALMAENAIAYQANYDDMRNVTPKPFSTTETIAASAVAAVFEQKAKAIIVLSTSGNTPRLISKYRPNCPTIMVTRNPRAARFSHLYRGIYPYVFEGAEKADWTEDVEARLNFGIEQGKEAGMLKKGDVVVTVQGFKKGTGHSNTMRLIVV; from the coding sequence ATGTCTAGATTACAAAGATTAACCACCTTGTCCGTTGACACTGGTAGCAACATCAGAAGATCTTCCATCATTGGTACCATTGGTCCAAAGACCAACTCTCCAGAAGCCATGGTCGCTTTGAGAAAGGCTGGTTTGAACATTGTCAGAATGAACTTCTCTCACGGTTCTTACGAATACCACCAAAGTGTTATTGACAACGCCAGAAAATCTGAAGAATTATACCCAGGTAGACCATTAGCTATTGCTTTGGATACCAAGGGTCCAGAAATCAGAACTGGTACCACCACCAACGATGTTGACTACCCAATCCCACCAAACCACGAAATGGTTTTCACCACTGATGACAAATACGCTAAGGCTTGTGATGACAAAGTTATGTACTTAGACTACAAGAACATTACCAAGGTTATCTCCAAGGGTAAGGTTATCTACGTTGATGATGGTGTTTTATCTTTCGAAGTTTTGGAAGTTGTTGATGCTCAAAACTTAAAGGTTAAGTCCTTGAACGCTGGTAAGATCTGTTCTCACAAGGGTGTTAACTTACCAGGTACCGATGTCGATTTACCAGCTTTATCCGAAAAGGACAAGGCTGATTTGAGATTCGGTGTCAAGAATGGTGTCCACATGGTCTTCGCTTCTTTCATCAGAACTGCTCAAGATGTTTTGACCATCAGAGAAGTCTTAGGTGAAGATGGTAAGGACATCAAGATTGTTGTTAAGATTGAAAACCAACAAGGTGTTAACAACTTCGATGAAATCTTAAAGGTCACTGATGCTGTTATGGTTGCCAGAGGTGATTTAGGTATTGAAATTCCAGCTCCAGAAGTTTTGGCTGTTCAAAAGAGATTGATTGCTAAGTCCAACGTTGCCGGTAAGCCAGTTGTCTGTGCCACCCAAATGTTGGAATCTATGACTTACAACCCAAGACCAACCAGAGCTGAAGTTTCCGATGTTGGTAACGCTATCTTAGATGGTGCTGACTGTGTTATGTTGTCCGGTGAAACCGCCAAGGGTAACTACCCAGTTAACGCTGTTACCACCATGGCTCAAACTGCTTTGATGGCTGAAAACGCTATTGCTTACCAAGCTAACTACGATGACATGAGAAACGTTACTCCAAAACCATTCTCTACCACTGAAACCATTGCTGCTTCTGCTGTTGCCGCTGTCTTTGAACAAAAGGCTAAGGCTATCATCGTCTTATCTACCTCTGGTAACACCCCAAGATTGATCTCCAAGTACAGACCAAACTGTCCAACCATCATGGTTACCAGAAACCCAAGAGCTGCTAGATTCTCTCACTTATACAGAGGTATCTACCCATACGTCTTCGAAGGTGCTGAAAAAGCTGACTGGACTGAAGATGTTGAAGCTAGATTAAACTTCGGTATTGAACAAGGTAAGGAAGCCGGTATGTTGAAGAAGGGTGATGTCGTTGTCACCGTTCAAGGTTTCAAGAAGGGTACTGGTCACTCTAACACTATGAGATTGATCGTTGTTTAA
- the CIN1 gene encoding Cin1p (similar to Saccharomyces cerevisiae CIN1 (YOR349W); ancestral locus Anc_7.43), which yields MSLLYTHSVDKLLDIITRGIGSSHYKDISEILTALDQFQQDPDVLDKYLEGWIQKLIEQFFDDSVDIQVNVAKLFYTFARICNWKKIFIQLPSDIYLLPKVLQFLTDDDSNFNDGVWEVNYLLLSWLSILVMSPFKLSNDEEIFLISNKFMNKSQTLKPIVSHIHSELLIRNQSLYLKHYNQSTSDQNTSLNCLTLNNLLKLIITKSLNNFNYFDNVTIMNFTNRILNKETSSSIQIIDIKILTKLFKLNVFHENWDILDDIINFFSYNLSSSSTNIRFQLAHSFAKIIKIIIDDMRDTSMVSELLSFCQTESESLLLENWDLIDLDKLHTLLLMLAENSKYIVQNEKSICTTIFSNIVPHTSHFQQRRLNQIKGTQIRDASNFICWSFSRCPDLPKDVLQNGFLNLLLCSLSDPELVIRKSANAALQEILGRYGRNFLNDTIILRIIELKITDSQKSLINNTLILYDLLMESYPSYFEFIMVWLIKFNVFQNHDLRLLKDSITTVSIILDKYASNLSHICELILDLTSIIRTPIDAGKSLSLLLEVHKHLEISKLKQNIGISINILLKTNSIKKLNTSNEIFKQLALLKFWKYSLSNDETFVLSKQHIDLMLMIIRNVSMATPFLEDFKMIFKDIILLVKQEQGFVDKDLQDEFWKTMERFIHFNCPLACYLLSFFQPLYFTELFFKYISNMSPLNKSLLLESLNFTILDILEATGSRILDVIIEFLNDYTTSEQGDVGRFVRTSAITLIKSHQTIFWSPKFTNKTQLVDNVIRLIGEPLTSLRILTFEFLCEVYDHEFSKDANFNEEILLFQRRIFNNKNINFWKGYALSLGAIHSTDIQITSALDSFLKYYDSIEGESEKLELCNDLIRIIPTAKVLQDSKNNQLLNSATGIVAFDIIKFTVTCINMWIRLFESNIHIIPTFNYQGVYSKFYNIHLVNNNTLRLHVLKLFPFIAISQHSNVINGDLAFPNSIIQRFWQVGAKKENKLSKPIQTACIEGILLILISYNQLDKVNLLIEAKGDSDLLYDDNLLRDILITR from the coding sequence ATGTCTTTACTTTATACACATTCAGTGGATAAATTGTTAGATATCATTACTCGGGGTATTGGTAGTTCCCattataaagatatttcaGAAATCCTTACTGCTCTGGATCAGTTTCAGCAGGACCCAGACGTTTTGGATAAGTATCTTGAAGGGTGGATCCAGAAGTTAATAGAACAATTTTTCGATGACTCGGTGGATATTCAAGTAAATGTTGCAAAACTGTTTTATACGTTTGCTAGGATATgtaattggaaaaaaatatttatacaaCTACCTTCAGACATTTATCTGTTGCCTAAAGTTTTACAATTTCTAACAGATGATGATTCCAATTTCAATGACGGTGTATGGGAGGTAAATTATCTGTTGTTATCATGGTTATCTATTCTTGTTATGTCCccatttaaattatccaatgatgaagaaatatttttgatctcgaataaatttatgaatAAATCTCAGACATTGAAGCCTATAGTGTCACATATTCATTCGGAATTACTCATAAGAAATCAatcattatatttgaaacattACAACCAAAGTACAAGTGATCAGAATACTAGTTTAAACTGTTTAactttgaataatttattgaaattgattaTAACCAAGTcacttaataatttcaactATTTTGATAATGTAACAATCATGAATTTCACAAATCGAATATTAAACAAAGAGACCAGTAGTTCAATACAGATtatagatattaaaatattgactaaattatttaaattaaatgtttTTCATGAAAATTGGGATATCcttgatgatattattaattttttttcgtataatttatcatcttcatctacTAATATTAGATTTCAATTAGCACATTCATTTGCCAAGatcattaaaataataatagatgATATGCGAGATACTTCAATGGTTTCAGAATTGTTATCATTTTGCCAAACCGAATCTGAATCATTGTTATTAGAGAATTGGGATTTGATCGATTTAGATAAATTACATACTCTTTTATTAATGCTTGCTGaaaattccaaatatattgttcaaaatgaaaaatcgATATGTACTACTATCTTCAGTAATATAGTTCCTCATACTTCTCATTTCCAACAAAGGAGATTGAATCAAATTAAAGGAACTCAAATTAGAGATGcttcaaattttatttgttggTCATTCAGTAGATGTCCCGATTTACCAAAGGACGTTTTACAAAATGGATTTTTAAATCTGTTATTATGTTCTCTTTCTGACCCAGAATTAGTTATACGAAAGTCTGCCAATGCTGCCCTTCAAGAGATTCTTGGTAGATATGgtagaaattttttaaatgatacaattattttaagaattattgaattgaaaataacAGATTCTcaaaaatcattaataaataatacacTGATCTTgtatgatttattaatggaATCATATCCTAGTTATTTCGAATTTATTATGGTATggttaattaaatttaatgttTTCCAAAATCATGATTTAAGATTACTGAAAGATAGTATAACTACTGTTTCTATAATATTGGATAAATATGCTTCAAATTTATCTCATATCTGTGAATTAATATTGGATTTAACTAGCATTATAAGGACACCAATTGATGCAGGGAAATCCTTGTCGCTTTTATTGGAAGTTCATAAACATTTGGAGATTAGCAAATTGAAACAAAACATTGGGATttctataaatattttattaaagacaaactctattaaaaaattaaatacttcaaatgaaatatttaaacaattagcgttattaaaattttggaaGTATTCTCTTTCAAATGATGAGACATTTGTTTTAAGTAAACAGCATATTGATTTGAtgttaatgataattcGTAACGTTTCTATGGCTACTCCATTTTtagaagattttaaaatgatctttaaagatattatctTGTTGGTTAAGCAAGAGCAAGGTTTTGTCGATAAAGATTTGCAGGATGAATTTTGGAAAACTATGGAAAGatttattcatttcaaTTGTCCATTAGCTtgttatttattatcatttttccAACCTCTTTATTTtactgaattatttttcaaatacatTTCCAATATGAGCCCCTTgaataaatcattattattagaatctttaaattttacaattttagATATACTTGAGGCAACTGGTTCAAGAATTTTAGATGTAATTATCGAGTTTTTAAATGACTATACAACATCAGAGCAAGGTGATGTCGGTAGGTTTGTGAGGACAAGTGCTataactttaattaaaagtCATCAAACGATATTTTGGAGTCCtaaatttacaaataaaaCCCAATTGGTTGATAATGTCATCAGGTTAATTGGTGAGCCTTTAACTAGTTTAAGAATATtaacatttgaatttctttgTGAAGTTTATGATCATGAATTTAGTAAAGATgcaaattttaatgaagaaattcttttgtttcaaagaagaatttttaataataagaatataaatttctGGAAAGGGTATGCACTTTCCTTAGGTGCTATTCATTCCACGGATATTCAAATAACCTCAGCATTGGATAgctttttaaaatattatgataGTATCGAGGGAGAATCtgaaaaattggaattgtGTAACGATTTAATTAGGATAATCCCCACAGCAAAAGTGTTGCaagattctaaaaataatcaacTCCTGAACTCTGCTACGGGTATTGTTGCCtttgatataattaaatttacgGTCACTTGTATTAACATGTGGAtaagattatttgaatctaaTATCCATATTATACCAACTTTCAACTATCAAGGTGTTTATAGCAAgttttataatatacaCCTtgtcaataataatactttaaGGTTGCATGTTTTGAAACTATTCCCCTTTATCGCCATATCTCAACATTCTAACGTTATTAACGGTGATTTAGCATTCCCCAATTCTATTATACAAAGGTTTTGGCAAGTAGGTGcaaaaaaagagaataaGTTGTCAAAGCCTATACAAACAGCTTGTATTGAAGGTATATtactaattctaatatcgTACAACCAACTGGATAAGGTTAATCTATTGATTGAAGCTAAGGGGGATTCAGATTTACTTTATGATGATAATTTGCTAAGGGATATATTAATTACtagataa
- the REV1 gene encoding deoxycytidyl transferase (similar to Saccharomyces cerevisiae REV1 (YOR346W); ancestral locus Anc_7.46): MADDISKSSNQRSPLTTNYLRSEKINVNDNNEEPFYNASNRFTNQSYFNKNLDIVYENPNLNIQNGTEKKDYSSRRTYFEDKAAKQALSDSVRREAYGKDKPQIFNNLIIYVNGYTNPDRSTLHDMVVLHGGHFSHYLTAKSKVTHIVAENLSLKKRIEFASYKVVLPKWLVSSVQAGKLLPWQEFSLLRTNTIGQTTLDINRLKKQPQITNCNDPDFIQNFFANSRLHHLSTWKMELRQQFLDSFNPVMIPKTGEQLTIFHVDFDCFFATVAALSSTTIKCDLNKEPIVVCHGSKSSDIASCNYIARQYGIKNGMWVSQAQKLCPKGVKLVCLPYEFDKIKEKSSIFYKTLQNLNMFNMILPISIDEAVCILIRTSLNNHNDELICERIREAVFRDTEGCTVSVGCADTLILARLSLKLAKPNGYFTCMKYMKDSPLFWENFKNDDLPGIGRQLVSKLNTYYPRCNNLWQLRNDASIESLKALLGNKLGSKVYNQLRGKDDDEAAKLIHDPISTFERKSLSIDINWGIRFSKIEQVDTYLERCVEYLIAKLKEMKKNTSQVTLKVMKRAKDAPIEPAKYLGMGQCDSFSRTNRLGIPSSLQGLITTELRNMFRSLSCPPAEVRGIAVHFTKLVDVAKYRQKRLPFQKNIILNINETNKINSPVTPFKDVVPDINVTTPNRDNGGNLQTGIPKRPVKRVLFREEHNNISHKSSPDEYHSDLESPRKKMQKMLDRTESSVSKRPSIVNSPLREIDTRYSPSKEESSFLSDFPTRTAKEDIAYDTTQNSGEEYGNGGSFNNNVANVNIEKNIYEHNNKRLLGLSNGDSIRDKIESDELSSQDTGGLTENDPKIFTYGGLVNHDDESNFKIMFQGISGTEEIMDSYENWIYSTLHDIPPSDRDLIILEDFIWSLLRTGSIHTVIRMTQRLSSILRNFSLINKKNYNGNQKWEVVLIRKLIHILNMHSNWDDEKLPTDFPIKY, translated from the coding sequence ATGGCTGACGATATCTCAAAATCAAGTAATCAAAGGTCTCCATTAACAACCAACTATCTTCGAtcagaaaaaataaatgtaaatgATAACAATGAGGAGCCTTTTTATAATGCCAGTAATCGTTTTACCAATCAAAGctattttaacaaaaacTTAGATATAGTTTATGAGaatccaaatttaaatattcaaaatggtactgaaaagaaagattatTCTAGTCGACGTACTTATTTTGAAGATAAGGCAGCTAAGCAAGCCTTGTCTGATTCAGTTAGGAGAGAAGCATACGGTAAGGATAAGCCgcaaatattcaataatctaataatatacgTCAACGGTTATACAAATCCAGACAGGTCTACACTGCATGATATGGTGGTTCTTCATGGTGGACATTTCAGTCATTATCTTACCGCAAAGAGTAAGGTTACCCATATAGTGGCTGAAAATTTATCGCTAAAAAAAAGGATAGAATTTGCTTCATATAAGGTAGTCTTACCCAAATGGCTAGTGTCATCTGTACAGGCAGGTAAGTTGCTTCCTTGGCAAGAGTTTTCGCTTCTTCGTACAAATACTATTGGTCAAACTACTTTGGACATTAATAGACTAAAAAAACAGCCACAGATCACAAATTGTAATGATCCAGATTTTATTCAGAACTTTTTTGCTAATTCTAGATTACACCACTTATCAACATGGAAGATGGAATTACGCCAACAGTTTTTAGATTCATTTAACCCTGTAATGATCCCTAAAACAGGAGAGCAGCTCACTATCTTTCATGTCGATTttgattgtttttttgCAACAGTTGCGGCCCTAAGTTCTACAACCATTAAATGTGATCTTAATAAAGAACCAATTGTAGTATGTCATGGTTCAAAAAGCTCTGATATTGCCAGTTGTAATTATATTGCAAGACAATATGGTATTAAAAATGGAATGTGGGTTTCACAGGCTCAAAAGTTATGTCCAAAAGGTGTTAAGTTGGTTTGTTTACCTTATGAATTTGACAAGATAAAGGAAAAATCcagtatattttataaaacttTACAAAATCTGAATATGTTTAATATGATTTTACCTATTTCAATAGATGAGGCGGTATGCATTCTAATACGAACATCCTTGAATAATCATAACGATGAATTAATATGTGAAAGAATAAGAGAAGCTGTATTTCGAGATACTGAAGGTTGCACTGTCAGTGTTGGTTGTGCTGATACATTAATACTAGCAAGGCTATCTCTGAAGCTTGCTAAGCCAAATGGCTATTTTACCTGTATGAAATACATGAAGGATTCCCCTCTATTTTGGgaaaactttaaaaatgatgatttaCCTGGTATAGGTCGCCAGCTAGTCAGTAAGTTGAATACTTATTACCCTCGTTGTAATAATTTGTGGCAGTTAAGAAATGATGCGAGTATAGAATCATTGAAAGCATTATTAGGAAATAAGTTGGGTTCTAAAGTATATAATCAGTTGAGAGgaaaagatgatgatgaagctGCAAAATTGATACATGATCCTATTAGTacttttgaaagaaaatcGTTGTCTATTGATATCAACTGGGGTATTcgattttctaaaattgaACAAGTAGATACATATTTAGAGCGATGtgttgaatatttaattgcaAAACTTAAagaaatgaagaagaatacGTCACAAGTAACATTAAAGGTTATGAAAAGGGCTAAGGATGCCCCCATTGAACCAGCAAAATACCTAGGAATGGGCCAATGTGATTCTTTTAGCCGTACCAATAGATTAGGTATTCCTTCTTCGCTTCAGGGTTTGATTACGACAGAACTCCGAAATATGTTCAGATCATTGTCATGTCCACCTGCCGAAGTAAGAGGAATAGCTGTACATTTTACAAAGCTAGTAGATGTTGCAAAATATAGACAGAAAAGACTACCATTccagaaaaatattatactaaatattaatgaaacaaaCAAGATCAATTCACCAGTAACACCTTTTAAAGATGTGGTACCAGATATTAACGTTACAACTCCAAACAGAGATAATGGTGGAAATTTGCAAACTGGTATTCCTAAAAGGCCTGTTAAGCGTGTATTGTTTCGAGAGGaacataataatatctcACATAAATCGTCGCCAGATGAGTATCATTCAGATTTAGAAAgtccaagaaaaaaaatgcaaaaaaTGCTAGATAGAACTGAATCTTCTGTAAGTAAGCGACCCTCCATCGTTAACTCACCATTAAGAGAAATAGATACCAGATACTCTCCTAGCAAAGAAGAATCATCATTTCTTTCCGATTTTCCAACAAGGACAGCAAAGGAAGACATTGCTTATGATACTACTCAGAATTCTGGCGAAGAATATGGGAATGGCGGGagctttaataataatgtgGCCAATGTTAATAttgagaaaaatatttatgagCACAATAATAAGAGATTATTAGGATTAAGCAATGGTGATAGTATAAGGGATAAAATTGAATCTGATGAGCTTTCTAGCCAAGATACTGGAGGTCTTACGGAAAATGATCCGAAGATATTCACTTATGGGGGTTTAGTCAACCATGATGATGAaagtaattttaaaataatgttTCAAGGTATTAGTGGTACTGAGGAAATTATGGACAGCTATGAAAATTGGATATACTCTACACTACATGACATACCGCCGAGTGACAGAGATTTAATCATTCTTGAGGATTTTATTTGGTCTCTTTTAAGAACTGGGAGCATTCATACTGTTATTCGAATGACTCAGCGCTTATCTTCTATTCTACGAAATTTTTccttaattaataaaaagaattataatGGAAATCAAAAATGGGAAGTAGTGCtgataagaaaattaatcCATATATTAAACATGCATAGCAATTGGGATGATGAAAAGTTGCCTACCGATTTCCccattaaatattaa